A genome region from Glutamicibacter arilaitensis Re117 includes the following:
- a CDS encoding YggS family pyridoxal phosphate-dependent enzyme: MTSQPAAAHAATTEDFTRNLAAVNQKIAAAAEVAGRDRHSVRLLPVTKTIDTDRLALAIAAGVETLGENKVQEAQDKYEHFIEQFPHLRYAIIGPLQTNKAKFVAKFADEFHALDSLKLAETLQRRLELEDRTLEVFIQVNTSGEESKSGIEAADAANLLGSLAPLDRLTPVGLMTMAANTTDQAAVRASFSLLRETRDRLQQDAPAGFQHLSMGMSGDYELAIAEGATVVRVGQGIFGARSYPA; encoded by the coding sequence TTGACTTCGCAACCTGCCGCAGCGCATGCGGCCACCACCGAAGATTTCACCCGCAATCTGGCTGCGGTCAACCAGAAGATCGCTGCGGCTGCTGAGGTGGCCGGCCGCGATCGGCACTCGGTTCGGCTTCTTCCGGTCACCAAGACCATTGACACCGATCGCCTGGCGTTGGCGATTGCTGCCGGCGTAGAGACGCTGGGGGAGAACAAGGTCCAGGAAGCCCAGGATAAGTACGAGCACTTTATCGAGCAGTTCCCGCACCTGCGCTATGCCATTATCGGACCGTTGCAGACCAATAAGGCGAAGTTCGTGGCGAAGTTCGCCGACGAGTTCCATGCTTTGGACTCGTTGAAACTCGCCGAGACCTTGCAGCGGCGTTTGGAATTGGAAGACAGGACACTGGAAGTCTTCATCCAGGTCAATACCTCGGGGGAAGAAAGCAAGTCCGGCATTGAAGCGGCCGACGCTGCCAACCTGCTCGGTTCCCTGGCGCCGTTGGATCGCTTGACGCCGGTGGGCCTGATGACGATGGCTGCAAACACCACGGACCAGGCCGCTGTTCGTGCCAGCTTCTCCTTGCTGCGCGAAACTCGTGACCGGTTGCAGCAGGATGCTCCTGCGGGCTTCCAGCACCTGTCCATGGGGATGAGTGGCGATTACGAGCTGGCCATCGCCGAGGGAGCCACTGTGGTTCGTGTTGGCCAAGGTATCTTCGGAGCCCGTAGCTACCCGGCCTAA
- a CDS encoding PLP-dependent cysteine synthase family protein has product MTDLWVRRAISLLDADANRSADTHLHRFELPSHWGIELYLKDESVHPTGSLKHRLARSLILYGLVNGKIAEGTTLVEASSGSTAVSEAYFARMLGLDFIAVVPKTTSIEKIELIEFYAGRCHLVDAAGQVDEAARALAAESGGYYLDQFTYAERATDWRGNNNIAESVYAQMAAEAHPIPSWIVIGAGTGGTSATFGRYARYKRHETKICVGDPEGSSFYEGWRTGNMGYATGKGSRIEGIGRPSVEPSFVPGVIDHMVQVPDAASLAAMHLLRAKTRYFAGGSTGTNLYAAFGIIAQMLERGQQGSVVTLICDSGERYANTYYNQQWVTEQGLDLAPHTAQLEHFLQTGLWD; this is encoded by the coding sequence ATGACAGATCTTTGGGTACGCCGTGCCATTTCCCTGCTCGACGCTGACGCGAACCGCAGCGCCGACACCCACCTGCATCGCTTCGAACTTCCCAGCCACTGGGGGATCGAGCTCTACTTGAAGGACGAATCGGTGCACCCCACCGGCTCGCTCAAGCACCGGCTGGCGCGCTCGCTGATTCTCTACGGGCTGGTCAACGGGAAGATCGCCGAGGGCACTACGCTGGTGGAGGCCTCCAGCGGGTCCACGGCCGTTTCCGAAGCGTACTTCGCGCGGATGCTGGGGCTGGATTTCATCGCCGTGGTCCCCAAAACCACGAGCATCGAGAAGATCGAGCTGATCGAGTTCTACGCCGGGCGCTGCCACCTGGTGGATGCGGCCGGCCAGGTCGATGAGGCGGCCCGCGCGCTGGCGGCAGAAAGCGGCGGCTACTACCTGGACCAGTTCACCTACGCCGAGCGGGCCACGGACTGGCGGGGGAATAACAACATTGCCGAGTCGGTGTACGCGCAGATGGCCGCCGAAGCCCACCCGATCCCCAGCTGGATCGTGATCGGTGCAGGAACCGGCGGCACCAGCGCCACCTTCGGGCGCTACGCCCGCTACAAGCGCCATGAGACCAAGATCTGCGTGGGCGACCCAGAAGGATCCTCCTTCTATGAGGGATGGCGCACGGGAAACATGGGGTACGCCACGGGGAAGGGTTCGCGCATCGAGGGGATCGGCAGGCCCAGCGTGGAGCCCAGCTTCGTGCCCGGGGTGATCGACCACATGGTGCAGGTGCCGGATGCGGCCTCGCTGGCGGCCATGCATTTGCTGCGCGCCAAAACCCGCTACTTTGCCGGCGGCTCCACCGGAACCAACCTGTATGCGGCGTTCGGGATCATCGCGCAGATGCTCGAACGCGGGCAGCAGGGCTCGGTGGTAACGCTGATCTGCGACTCCGGCGAGCGCTACGCGAACACCTATTACAACCAGCAGTGGGTCACCGAGCAGGGCCTGGATTTGGCTCCGCATACCGCCCAGCTGGAGCACTTCTTGCAGACCGGGCTCTGGGACTAG
- the nrdH gene encoding glutaredoxin-like protein NrdH — protein sequence MAITVYTKPSCVQCNATYRALDKKGVEYNKVDISQDAAALEHVRGLGYMQAPVVITDDDHWSGFRPDKIELLAPAN from the coding sequence ATGGCCATCACGGTTTACACGAAGCCTTCCTGCGTTCAGTGCAACGCTACTTACCGCGCGCTGGATAAGAAGGGTGTCGAGTACAACAAGGTAGACATCTCTCAGGATGCGGCAGCACTGGAGCACGTTCGAGGCTTGGGCTACATGCAGGCACCTGTCGTAATCACCGATGACGATCACTGGTCGGGCTTCCGCCCAGACAAGATCGAACTGCTGGCTCCAGCCAACTAG
- a CDS encoding YggS family pyridoxal phosphate-dependent enzyme: protein MNQNPAAAHARTRADFAANLASVRARIAAAETAAGRRAGSVRLLPVTKTVPAQRLRLAIEAGVSWLGENKVQEAWEKSQQLADVPQLKYSVIGHLQTNKAKYVARFADEFQALDNLRQAQALERRLEVEDRILPVFIQVNTSGEESKFGIQPAQAAGFLKQLQVFERLQVKGLMTLAVFSPEQELVRACFRKLVAVRQELRELDLGNVEELSMGMSGDFELAIAEGATVVRVGQGIFGARALPDSHYWPGFAT from the coding sequence ATGAACCAGAATCCAGCCGCAGCGCATGCGCGGACCCGGGCCGATTTCGCGGCCAACCTCGCCTCTGTCCGGGCGCGGATCGCCGCGGCTGAAACTGCTGCTGGCCGGCGGGCTGGCAGCGTACGGCTGCTGCCGGTGACCAAGACTGTTCCGGCGCAGCGGTTGCGCCTGGCCATTGAGGCCGGGGTCAGCTGGCTGGGTGAGAACAAGGTGCAAGAAGCGTGGGAGAAATCCCAGCAGCTGGCGGATGTGCCGCAGCTGAAGTACTCGGTGATCGGGCACTTGCAGACCAATAAGGCCAAGTATGTGGCCCGCTTCGCCGATGAGTTCCAGGCGCTGGATAATCTGCGCCAGGCCCAGGCTTTGGAGCGCCGGCTGGAGGTCGAGGACCGGATCTTGCCGGTCTTCATCCAGGTCAACACCTCCGGTGAAGAATCCAAGTTCGGGATCCAACCGGCGCAGGCGGCTGGATTCCTCAAGCAGCTGCAGGTCTTCGAACGGCTGCAGGTCAAAGGGCTGATGACCCTGGCGGTATTTTCTCCCGAGCAGGAACTGGTGCGCGCGTGCTTCCGGAAGCTGGTTGCCGTGCGCCAAGAGCTGCGCGAACTGGACCTGGGCAACGTGGAAGAACTGTCCATGGGGATGAGCGGTGACTTCGAGCTGGCCATTGCCGAAGGGGCAACCGTGGTGCGTGTGGGCCAGGGGATTTTCGGGGCGCGGGCCCTGCCCGATTCGCACTACTGGCCGGGGTTCGCCACGTAG
- the nrdI gene encoding class Ib ribonucleoside-diphosphate reductase assembly flavoprotein NrdI: protein MPPTALADRPNAEAQNPVQFTDSKLIYFSSVSENTKRFVGKLEMDVARIPVFATEPQLISTAPYVLLIPTYGGEHGKRSILPQIMKFLQVEQNRENLRGVIGAGNTNFGAYYCIAAKRIAQKCNVPVLYKFELMGTSDDVLKVKEGLETFWTPASQNRQQR from the coding sequence ATGCCACCTACAGCGCTTGCCGACAGGCCAAATGCTGAGGCCCAGAACCCGGTGCAGTTCACCGATTCGAAGCTGATTTATTTCTCTTCGGTTTCGGAGAACACCAAGAGGTTCGTGGGCAAACTTGAGATGGATGTGGCTCGGATCCCGGTCTTCGCGACCGAGCCGCAACTGATCTCAACCGCACCGTATGTCTTGCTCATACCCACGTATGGAGGAGAGCATGGCAAGCGCTCGATCCTGCCGCAGATCATGAAATTCCTGCAGGTCGAGCAGAACCGAGAAAATCTTCGCGGAGTGATCGGTGCGGGGAATACAAACTTCGGCGCGTACTACTGCATTGCGGCAAAACGCATTGCGCAGAAATGCAACGTACCCGTCCTCTATAAATTCGAACTCATGGGAACCTCGGACGATGTTCTCAAAGTCAAAGAAGGGCTTGAAACCTTTTGGACACCAGCGTCGCAGAACCGGCAGCAACGATGA
- the nrdF gene encoding class 1b ribonucleoside-diphosphate reductase subunit beta has product MTEKIQLTNKVEAINWNRIQDDKDVEVWNRLVNNFWLPEKVPLSNDIQSWGTLTEDEKLLTMRVFTGLTLLDTLQGTVGAVSLIPDALTPHEEAVYTNIAFMESVHAKSYSSIFSTLASTKEIDEAFRWSTENVNLQKKAQIIESYYHGEDPLKRKIASTLLESFLFYSGFYLPMHWSSHAKLTNTADLIRLIIRDEAVHGYYIGYKFQKGLENETEERKQELKDYTFELMYELYENEVQYTHDLYDPVGLSEDVKKFLHYNANKALMNLGYEAMFPSTVTDVSPAILAALSPNADENHDFFSGSGSSYVIGKAVNTEDEDWDF; this is encoded by the coding sequence ATGACCGAGAAGATTCAGCTCACCAACAAGGTTGAGGCAATCAACTGGAACCGCATCCAGGACGACAAGGACGTAGAGGTCTGGAACCGTCTCGTCAATAACTTCTGGCTTCCGGAGAAGGTGCCGCTGTCCAACGACATCCAGTCGTGGGGTACCCTGACCGAAGACGAGAAGCTGCTGACTATGCGCGTCTTCACCGGTCTGACCTTGCTCGATACCTTGCAGGGTACCGTTGGAGCTGTTTCGCTGATTCCAGATGCGCTCACCCCGCACGAAGAAGCCGTATACACCAACATCGCCTTCATGGAATCGGTGCACGCAAAGAGCTACTCCTCGATCTTCTCGACCTTGGCCTCCACCAAGGAAATCGACGAAGCCTTCCGCTGGTCCACTGAAAATGTGAACCTGCAGAAGAAGGCCCAGATCATTGAGAGCTACTACCACGGCGAAGATCCACTGAAGCGCAAGATCGCCTCGACTCTGCTCGAATCGTTCTTGTTCTACTCGGGCTTCTACCTGCCAATGCACTGGTCCTCGCATGCGAAGCTGACCAATACCGCAGACTTGATCCGCCTGATCATCCGCGACGAAGCCGTTCACGGTTACTACATCGGCTACAAGTTCCAGAAGGGACTGGAAAACGAGACCGAAGAGCGCAAGCAGGAGCTGAAGGACTACACCTTCGAGCTGATGTACGAACTGTACGAAAACGAAGTTCAGTACACCCACGATCTTTACGATCCGGTAGGCCTGTCCGAGGACGTCAAGAAGTTCTTGCACTACAACGCCAATAAGGCTTTGATGAACTTGGGCTACGAGGCGATGTTCCCATCTACCGTAACCGACGTTTCGCCTGCGATTTTGGCTGCATTGAGCCCGAACGCTGACGAAAACCACGACTTCTTCTCTGGTTCCGGTTCGTCGTACGTAATCGGCAAGGCAGTAAACACCGAAGACGAAGACTGGGATTTCTAA
- the nrdE gene encoding class 1b ribonucleoside-diphosphate reductase subunit alpha, with protein sequence MKSSKELPAQFQGLSYNDLNAMLNLYGPDGKIQFEVDRYAARQYFLDHVNNNTVFFHDLDEKLEYLVKHEYYERETLDQYSMNFIRDLFKHAFGKKFRFETFLGAFKFYTSYTLKTFDGKRYLERYEDRVCMVALHLARGDEKLALHLVDEIIEGRFQPATPTFLNAGKAQRGELVSCFLLRIEDNMESIARAVNSSLQLSKRGGGVALSLTNLREHGAPIKQIENQSSGVIPVMKLLEDSFSYANQLGARQGAGAVYLNAHHPDIYRFLDTKRENADEKIRIKTLSLGVVIPDVTFELARKNEDMYLFSPYDVERVYGVPFSEISVTEKYYDMVDDARIKKTKISAREFFQTLAEIQFESGYPYIMFEDTVNKANPIAGRITMSNLCSEILQVSSASEFSDDLSYKTVGKDISCNLGSMNIAKAMDGKDLATSVDIAIRALSAVSDMSYIASVPSIADGNRKSHAIGLGQMNLHGFLAREHIYYGSEEGIDFTNIYFYTILFHALTASNKIAMERGETFDNFENSKYASGEFFDKYTDQEWVPATERVRELFDGMHIPTQEDWKTLKASVMEHGIYNQNLQAVPPTGSISYINNSTSSIHPVAAKIEIRKEGKIGRVYYPAPYMNNENIDFYEDAYEIGYEKIIDTYAAATQHVDQGLSLTLFFKDTVTTRDINKAQIYAWRKGIKSLYYIRLRQLALEGTEVEGCVSCAL encoded by the coding sequence ATGAAGAGCTCAAAGGAGCTTCCAGCCCAGTTCCAGGGCTTGAGCTACAACGATCTGAACGCCATGCTGAACCTTTACGGTCCAGATGGAAAGATTCAGTTTGAGGTGGACCGCTATGCTGCCCGCCAATACTTCTTGGATCACGTGAACAACAACACCGTGTTCTTCCATGATCTCGATGAGAAGCTTGAATACCTGGTGAAGCACGAGTACTACGAGCGTGAAACCCTCGACCAGTACTCGATGAACTTCATCCGTGATCTGTTCAAGCACGCCTTCGGCAAGAAGTTCCGTTTTGAAACCTTCTTGGGCGCTTTCAAGTTCTACACCTCGTACACCTTGAAGACCTTCGATGGTAAGCGCTACCTGGAACGCTACGAAGACCGCGTGTGCATGGTTGCACTGCACCTGGCACGTGGCGATGAAAAGCTGGCTCTGCACCTGGTCGATGAGATCATCGAAGGCCGTTTCCAGCCTGCAACTCCAACGTTCTTGAACGCCGGCAAGGCTCAGCGCGGCGAGCTCGTCTCCTGCTTCCTGCTTCGCATTGAAGACAACATGGAGTCGATTGCCCGCGCCGTAAACTCCTCGCTGCAGCTTTCCAAGCGCGGCGGTGGCGTTGCGCTGTCGTTGACCAACCTGCGCGAGCACGGTGCTCCGATCAAGCAGATCGAGAACCAGTCCTCCGGCGTCATCCCAGTGATGAAGCTTCTTGAAGATTCCTTCTCCTACGCAAACCAGCTCGGTGCACGTCAGGGTGCCGGTGCCGTTTACCTGAACGCACACCACCCAGACATTTACCGCTTCTTGGATACCAAGCGTGAAAACGCTGACGAGAAGATCCGTATCAAGACCCTGTCCCTGGGTGTTGTCATTCCGGATGTCACCTTCGAACTTGCTCGCAAGAACGAAGACATGTACCTGTTCAGCCCGTACGACGTTGAACGCGTCTACGGCGTACCGTTCAGCGAAATCTCCGTCACCGAGAAGTACTATGACATGGTCGATGACGCGCGGATCAAGAAGACCAAGATCAGCGCACGCGAATTCTTCCAGACCTTGGCAGAGATCCAGTTCGAGTCCGGTTACCCGTACATCATGTTCGAAGACACCGTGAACAAGGCCAACCCAATTGCTGGCCGCATCACCATGTCGAACCTGTGCTCGGAAATCCTCCAGGTGTCCTCGGCCTCCGAGTTCTCCGATGACTTGAGCTACAAGACCGTCGGCAAGGACATCTCCTGCAACCTCGGTTCGATGAATATCGCCAAGGCCATGGACGGCAAGGATCTGGCTACTTCAGTCGATATCGCCATCCGCGCGTTGAGCGCAGTTTCGGACATGTCCTACATCGCTTCGGTACCTTCGATTGCTGATGGCAACCGTAAGTCGCACGCTATCGGCCTGGGCCAGATGAACCTGCACGGCTTCCTCGCTCGTGAGCACATCTACTACGGTTCCGAAGAAGGCATCGACTTCACCAACATCTACTTCTACACGATTCTGTTCCATGCGCTGACCGCATCGAACAAGATCGCCATGGAGCGTGGTGAGACCTTCGATAACTTCGAGAACTCGAAGTACGCGTCGGGTGAGTTCTTCGACAAGTACACCGATCAGGAATGGGTTCCAGCAACCGAACGTGTTCGCGAACTGTTCGACGGCATGCATATTCCTACCCAGGAAGATTGGAAGACGCTGAAGGCTTCGGTTATGGAGCACGGCATCTACAACCAGAACCTGCAGGCAGTACCTCCTACCGGTTCGATCTCGTACATCAACAATTCGACTTCCTCGATCCACCCGGTCGCAGCGAAGATCGAGATCCGCAAGGAAGGTAAGATCGGCCGCGTTTACTACCCGGCTCCTTACATGAACAACGAGAACATCGACTTCTACGAAGACGCTTACGAAATCGGCTACGAGAAGATCATTGACACCTACGCTGCGGCAACCCAGCACGTGGACCAGGGCCTGTCGTTGACCTTGTTCTTCAAGGACACCGTCACCACTCGTGACATCAACAAGGCTCAGATCTACGCATGGCGCAAGGGCATCAAGAGCCTGTACTACATCCGCCTTCGCCAGCTCGCGCTGGAAGGCACCGAGGTTGAAGGCTGCGTTTCCTGCGCACTGTAA
- the poxB gene encoding ubiquinone-dependent pyruvate dehydrogenase, with amino-acid sequence MPTVADHLIEQLDTQGVRRIYGIPGDSLNGLTDSLRENGRIEWVHHRHEEAAAFAAAAEAEITGELTVCVGSCGPGNLHLINGLYDANRSRVPVLAIAAHIPTEEIGSNYFQETHPVEVFRGCSVYAEQVSDPKQMPRMLRIAMREAIEKRGVAVLVISGDVALAEMERTPTQKITKTNPRVLPNEEELERTAEILEGSRKITILAGAGVAGAHDEVIALADKLGAPIVHAMRGKEHIEYDNPFDVGMTGLLGFASGAKAIAECDVLLMLGTDFPYQQFYPQDATIIQVDIRGEQIGKRTRVDIPLVGTVKDTAAALTALLPVQTRRKHLETAVEHYRKTRTKLDELATPSKPGAAIHPQYLARLIDQYAAEDAIFTADVGSPVIWAARYLTMTGKRRVLGSFNHGSMANALCHALGAQAIDRQRQVIAFAGDGGLAMMLGELLTATQNKLPIKIVVFNNSSLNFVELEMKAAGFVTYATDLHNPDFGAVATASGLKGYRVDDSAQLEATVQEFLAHDGPALLDVVTDRQEMSMPPEIKMEQAKGFALYAIRTVLSGRGDELLDLAKTNWRQMF; translated from the coding sequence TTGCCTACCGTAGCCGACCACCTGATTGAACAGCTCGATACCCAGGGAGTGCGCCGAATCTACGGCATCCCGGGGGACTCGCTGAACGGCTTGACCGATTCCTTGCGGGAGAACGGGCGGATCGAATGGGTCCACCACCGCCACGAGGAAGCCGCTGCGTTTGCGGCGGCCGCCGAAGCTGAAATTACCGGGGAGCTGACCGTCTGCGTGGGTTCCTGCGGCCCGGGCAACCTGCATCTGATCAACGGCCTGTACGATGCGAACCGTTCGCGCGTTCCGGTGCTGGCCATCGCCGCGCATATCCCTACCGAGGAGATCGGCTCCAACTACTTCCAGGAGACCCACCCGGTGGAAGTCTTCCGTGGCTGCTCGGTCTATGCCGAACAGGTCTCCGATCCCAAGCAGATGCCGCGGATGCTGCGCATTGCGATGCGCGAGGCCATCGAGAAGCGCGGGGTGGCCGTGCTGGTGATTTCCGGGGATGTGGCCCTGGCCGAGATGGAACGCACGCCGACGCAGAAGATCACCAAAACCAACCCGCGCGTGCTGCCTAATGAAGAAGAGCTTGAGCGCACCGCCGAAATCCTGGAAGGATCGCGCAAGATCACCATCCTGGCAGGTGCCGGGGTCGCCGGGGCCCACGATGAGGTGATTGCGCTGGCCGACAAGCTCGGCGCACCGATCGTGCACGCGATGCGCGGCAAGGAGCACATCGAATACGACAACCCCTTCGATGTTGGCATGACCGGGCTGCTGGGCTTCGCTTCCGGCGCCAAGGCGATCGCCGAGTGCGATGTGCTGCTGATGCTGGGCACCGACTTCCCGTACCAGCAGTTCTACCCGCAAGACGCCACCATCATCCAGGTGGATATCCGCGGGGAGCAGATCGGCAAGCGCACCCGGGTGGATATTCCGCTGGTGGGCACCGTGAAGGACACGGCCGCGGCGCTGACCGCCTTGCTGCCGGTGCAGACCCGGCGCAAGCACCTGGAGACCGCGGTGGAGCACTACCGCAAGACGCGCACCAAGCTCGATGAACTGGCTACGCCTTCCAAGCCCGGGGCAGCCATCCACCCGCAGTACCTGGCCCGGCTGATCGACCAGTACGCCGCCGAGGATGCGATTTTCACTGCCGATGTCGGCTCGCCGGTGATTTGGGCCGCACGCTACCTGACCATGACAGGCAAGCGCCGGGTGCTCGGTTCCTTCAACCACGGTTCGATGGCCAACGCACTATGCCATGCCCTGGGAGCCCAGGCGATCGACCGGCAGCGGCAGGTCATTGCCTTTGCCGGGGACGGCGGATTGGCGATGATGCTCGGTGAACTGCTCACCGCCACGCAGAACAAGCTGCCGATCAAGATCGTGGTCTTCAACAACTCCTCGCTGAACTTCGTCGAGCTGGAAATGAAGGCTGCCGGGTTCGTCACCTATGCCACCGATTTGCACAACCCGGACTTCGGCGCGGTAGCGACGGCTTCGGGGCTCAAGGGCTACCGCGTGGATGACTCGGCGCAGCTTGAAGCCACTGTCCAAGAATTCCTGGCGCACGACGGGCCGGCACTGCTGGATGTGGTCACTGACCGGCAGGAGATGTCCATGCCGCCTGAAATCAAGATGGAACAGGCCAAGGGCTTTGCCCTGTATGCCATTCGTACTGTGCTCTCCGGGCGCGGTGATGAGCTGCTGGATCTGGCGAAAACCAATTGGCGGCAAATGTTCTAG
- a CDS encoding MFS transporter: MQIEASSNERNSLGDREITRIRRKSISILAAGQILGGLGSGATLTLGSLLIVDISGLDELAGMAATMNTLGAAFMALPLAVLAQKFGRRISLSTGALIAASGVVIIISSAFLRYWPLLLLGMLVLGTGSAMNLQSRFAATDLSTKATRGRDLSVVVWSTTVGAVIGPNLFEPGEELARFISLPPFTGGFLIAMCAQLIGVFVYWLGLRPDPLQVAQHQAAVKADNTQLRRRGWSILKNTPIARRAVLTVALTHLYMVSLMSMTPIHMQHQGASLTLIGITISIHVAGMYALSPVFGWLTDKAGPRTIIFAGQALLITASVLVWSNGQSHTVTTLALLSLGLGWSAATVAGATMITGAVGIAERPQLQGTSDLCMNLAGVVGGLCAGPILGAVGFQGLAVVLLICAMVMIVVNLKSNSSNIVHG; the protein is encoded by the coding sequence GTGCAGATCGAAGCCTCATCCAATGAACGTAATTCGCTGGGTGACCGGGAGATTACCCGGATTCGGCGCAAATCGATTTCGATTCTTGCTGCCGGCCAGATTCTCGGGGGACTAGGTAGCGGTGCAACCCTAACGTTAGGATCGCTGCTGATCGTAGACATTTCGGGACTTGACGAGTTGGCCGGTATGGCTGCAACCATGAATACGCTAGGTGCTGCCTTCATGGCTCTGCCACTGGCGGTTCTCGCGCAGAAGTTCGGTCGGCGTATTTCGCTCTCAACAGGCGCATTAATTGCAGCCAGCGGTGTCGTCATTATTATTTCTTCCGCATTTCTCCGCTACTGGCCTTTGCTTTTGCTGGGCATGCTGGTTCTGGGAACTGGCTCGGCAATGAACTTGCAATCGCGGTTTGCAGCTACGGACCTATCCACCAAAGCAACGCGAGGGCGTGACCTGTCAGTTGTGGTGTGGTCAACAACGGTGGGCGCTGTGATAGGTCCAAACTTATTTGAACCGGGCGAAGAGCTTGCGCGATTCATCAGTCTTCCGCCGTTTACCGGTGGCTTTCTCATCGCCATGTGCGCGCAGCTGATTGGCGTGTTTGTTTATTGGCTGGGACTGCGTCCGGATCCCTTACAAGTGGCACAGCACCAAGCGGCCGTGAAAGCGGATAATACCCAGCTTCGCCGGCGAGGTTGGAGCATTCTAAAAAACACCCCCATAGCCAGACGTGCGGTGCTCACTGTGGCATTAACACATCTCTACATGGTGTCCTTGATGTCAATGACGCCGATCCATATGCAGCACCAAGGCGCTAGCTTAACGCTAATCGGTATCACGATTTCAATTCATGTTGCTGGGATGTACGCGCTGTCACCGGTATTCGGCTGGCTCACGGATAAGGCCGGTCCGCGCACCATTATCTTCGCCGGGCAGGCATTGCTGATTACCGCAAGTGTCTTGGTGTGGAGCAACGGCCAGAGCCATACCGTAACCACGTTGGCCCTGTTGAGTTTGGGACTTGGATGGTCGGCAGCAACGGTGGCTGGTGCAACGATGATTACCGGGGCAGTGGGAATCGCAGAGCGCCCGCAGCTGCAGGGTACTTCGGATCTCTGCATGAATTTAGCTGGTGTAGTCGGCGGTCTTTGTGCCGGTCCAATTCTGGGTGCCGTCGGATTCCAAGGACTGGCAGTGGTGTTGCTGATCTGCGCGATGGTCATGATCGTCGTGAATTTGAAATCCAACAGCTCTAATATTGTCCACGGGTAG